A stretch of the Thiocystis violascens DSM 198 genome encodes the following:
- a CDS encoding AMP-binding protein, with product MISLSPWWTREHVSRLLTDLIAAEVARLRPGLLGLRNALETSAETAADRVDPDLGRDLETLELDSLEFLDLATVVTVQFHLQETGLDDDLIASHHLGKWVDLILRSRARWDEAISFQTSGSTGRPKLCTHPMPFLTQEVACFADLLRGRRRVLSAVPAHHIYGFLFSVMLPALLDIPVRNVRDTLPGSVLRRACAGDLILGHPAFFDLATRAPVAVADDVVALTSTAPCPDLVWRLLGATGLARVIEIYGASESAGIGVREASDVPFRLLPHWSRVTGSHDRILRLGIAGDTSESELPDHVRWLDDRAFQVAGRRDGAVQIGGINVFPERVQGCLREHPEVADALVRLASAGQGGRLKAFVVPGPACPDSERLPERLQRWLAERLTPAEQPRSITIGSQLPRSALGKPMDWD from the coding sequence ATGATCTCATTGTCGCCCTGGTGGACCCGCGAGCATGTCTCGCGTCTGTTAACGGACCTGATCGCCGCCGAAGTCGCGCGTCTGCGGCCTGGCCTGCTCGGGTTGCGCAACGCCCTGGAGACAAGCGCCGAGACTGCGGCCGATCGGGTCGATCCGGATCTGGGTCGGGATCTGGAGACGCTCGAACTCGACTCGCTGGAGTTTCTGGATCTGGCCACGGTCGTGACGGTTCAGTTCCATCTTCAAGAAACGGGTCTCGACGACGACCTCATTGCCAGTCACCACCTGGGAAAATGGGTCGATCTCATCCTGCGCAGCCGCGCCCGCTGGGATGAAGCGATCAGTTTTCAGACCTCCGGCTCCACCGGCCGGCCGAAACTCTGCACCCATCCGATGCCTTTCCTGACACAGGAGGTTGCCTGCTTTGCCGACCTGCTGCGTGGCCGGCGGCGCGTACTCAGCGCAGTGCCCGCGCATCATATCTACGGTTTCCTGTTTTCGGTCATGCTGCCGGCCCTCTTGGACATTCCCGTGAGAAACGTGCGCGACACGCTGCCCGGCAGCGTCCTCAGGCGCGCGTGCGCCGGCGATCTGATCCTGGGCCATCCGGCCTTTTTCGATCTGGCCACCCGCGCTCCGGTCGCCGTGGCGGACGACGTGGTGGCCTTGACCTCCACCGCGCCCTGTCCTGATCTGGTCTGGCGCCTGCTCGGCGCGACGGGTCTTGCCAGGGTCATCGAGATCTATGGCGCCTCGGAGAGCGCGGGGATCGGAGTCCGCGAGGCGTCGGATGTCCCTTTCCGGCTTTTGCCGCACTGGTCGCGCGTCACCGGCTCGCACGACCGGATCCTTCGGCTGGGGATCGCTGGCGATACGTCGGAGAGCGAGCTTCCGGACCATGTCCGATGGCTCGACGACCGCGCATTCCAGGTCGCCGGCCGCCGTGACGGAGCGGTGCAGATCGGCGGGATCAATGTTTTTCCGGAACGGGTGCAGGGTTGTCTCCGCGAACATCCGGAGGTCGCGGACGCCCTGGTGCGTCTGGCGAGCGCCGGACAGGGCGGACGATTGAAGGCGTTCGTCGTCCCCGGCCCAGCCTGCCCGGATTCCGAGCGCCTGCCCGAGCGCCTGCAACGCTGGCTTGCCGAACGCTTGACGCCCGCCGAGCAGCCCCGTTCCATCACCATCGGGTCGCAGTTGCCTAGGTCGGCGCTGGGGAAGCCGATGGATTGGGATTAA
- a CDS encoding IS5 family transposase: MSKAGRPPKIHEAEQAVLRQIVTDRPTSTLSEIARELAARTGIEAHEATIRKSLREAGVTRLRGESGLEAQARATPRRYGYTDAHRRHDPDQSYPSCLTDAEWDLVAALFEMPGGRGQPPRVSRRSILEACCYVVRTGCAWRMLPHDFAPWQNVYKTFRRWSAAGKFEQMHDRLRGQWREREGREIAPTAAVLDAQSTRGSPQGGPSGFDAGKQVKGRKRSLVVDTLGFVLAVSVVAANLQDRDAASGAVADAAAKYPQINTLFVDSAYAGQFAQTTEQTHAIRVEVVRHPANKSVGSWHVDGAPDRVVIANADGFVPLPKRWVVERTHAWNERARRLIMHHDRLPAVSETWVWLAEARILLRRLTTTV; this comes from the coding sequence ATGTCGAAAGCTGGTCGTCCCCCCAAGATTCACGAGGCGGAGCAAGCGGTATTGCGTCAAATTGTCACGGATCGCCCGACCTCCACGCTGTCAGAGATTGCCCGGGAACTCGCGGCACGGACGGGAATCGAGGCTCATGAAGCAACGATTCGCAAGTCCTTGCGGGAGGCGGGCGTCACGCGCCTCCGGGGCGAGAGTGGTCTCGAGGCGCAAGCGCGCGCAACGCCGCGTCGGTATGGGTATACGGATGCGCATCGTCGCCACGACCCCGACCAAAGCTACCCAAGTTGTCTGACCGATGCGGAGTGGGACTTGGTCGCCGCTCTCTTTGAGATGCCGGGCGGGCGGGGTCAACCGCCCCGCGTGTCGCGCCGGAGCATCCTGGAGGCGTGTTGCTACGTGGTGCGCACGGGGTGCGCGTGGCGGATGCTGCCGCACGATTTCGCGCCTTGGCAGAATGTCTACAAGACGTTTCGCCGTTGGAGTGCGGCTGGGAAGTTTGAGCAGATGCATGATCGACTGCGGGGGCAATGGCGCGAACGCGAGGGGCGTGAGATCGCGCCGACGGCGGCGGTGCTGGATGCGCAATCGACCCGCGGCTCGCCGCAGGGTGGACCGAGCGGCTTTGATGCGGGCAAGCAGGTCAAGGGGCGCAAGCGCAGCCTGGTGGTCGATACCTTGGGGTTCGTGTTGGCGGTGAGCGTGGTCGCGGCCAATCTTCAGGACCGCGATGCCGCCTCGGGCGCCGTCGCTGACGCGGCCGCCAAGTACCCCCAGATCAACACGCTGTTTGTCGATAGCGCCTACGCCGGTCAATTTGCCCAAACCACCGAGCAGACCCACGCGATCCGCGTGGAAGTCGTGCGCCATCCAGCCAACAAAAGCGTTGGCTCCTGGCACGTGGACGGGGCGCCTGACCGAGTGGTGATCGCCAACGCCGACGGCTTCGTTCCGCTGCCGAAGCGCTGGGTTGTCGAGCGCACCCATGCGTGGAATGAGCGTGCCCGTCGATTGATCATGCATCATGACCGTCTGCCAGCGGTCTCCGAAACCTGGGTTTGGCTGGCGGAGGCGCGCATCCTGCTGCGGCGGTTGACCACAACGGTTTGA
- a CDS encoding V0D/AC39 family V-type ATPase subunit, producing MSNAAAQAYLNTRVSVMSTRLLAPEQIERLPRMTLAELADHFDLSAILDEQPSVATRARAVEQSLLQILMAELQVLARPMAAAERSLMLAWGRKYALFNLKTLLRGKLYELDQQEIRIHLFDLPETIRLPHRELFRAENALELLRQLETGPYRQIARQAREVYEKHREPFALEAAIDQRYYMGMVRQIMGSDNHHLDSLRRLMGAELDRVALLWLLRFRLTYQLSPSETYYQLVPSTRLLTRERLLHLVNLDTFERILDALPPPLDTLLADSKSIGEVQQRLSSYTLLEMRAVLSRSQSAIARALAYLMLRESDLLMLFAVARGRLLQFPDATIKAAIELSAPTCATARAA from the coding sequence ATGAGCAATGCCGCCGCGCAAGCCTACCTGAACACGCGGGTGTCCGTGATGTCGACGCGACTCCTCGCGCCGGAACAAATCGAGCGACTGCCGCGGATGACACTCGCCGAACTGGCGGACCATTTCGATCTATCGGCCATCCTCGACGAACAGCCCTCCGTCGCAACGCGCGCGCGCGCCGTCGAGCAAAGCCTGCTGCAAATTCTGATGGCGGAATTGCAGGTGCTGGCGCGCCCCATGGCCGCCGCCGAACGCTCGCTGATGCTGGCCTGGGGACGCAAATACGCGCTCTTCAATCTCAAAACGCTGCTGCGCGGCAAGCTCTACGAGCTGGATCAGCAGGAAATCCGCATTCACCTGTTCGATCTGCCCGAGACCATCCGTCTGCCGCATCGGGAACTGTTCCGCGCCGAGAACGCGCTGGAACTGTTGCGCCAGCTCGAGACCGGCCCCTATCGCCAGATTGCCCGTCAGGCGCGCGAGGTCTACGAAAAACACCGCGAACCCTTCGCCCTGGAAGCGGCCATCGATCAACGCTATTACATGGGCATGGTCCGTCAGATCATGGGTTCGGATAACCATCATCTGGATTCGCTCCGGCGTCTGATGGGCGCGGAACTCGACCGCGTCGCACTCCTGTGGCTGTTGCGGTTTCGCTTGACCTATCAGCTTTCGCCCTCCGAAACCTATTACCAACTGGTGCCTTCGACGCGCCTGCTGACCCGCGAGCGACTCCTGCATCTGGTCAACCTCGACACCTTCGAGCGCATCCTCGATGCCTTGCCACCGCCGCTCGACACCCTGCTCGCGGACAGCAAAAGCATCGGCGAAGTGCAGCAGCGCCTCAGCAGCTACACTCTGCTGGAAATGCGCGCGGTACTCTCGCGCAGTCAATCGGCCATTGCGCGCGCACTCGCCTATCTGATGCTGCGCGAGTCGGATCTGCTCATGCTGTTCGCGGTCGCGCGAGGGCGCCTGTTGCAGTTCCCGGACGCGACCATAAAGGCCGCGATCGAACTGAGCGCGCCGACCTGCGCCACCGCGCGTGCCGCCTGA
- a CDS encoding V-type ATP synthase subunit I, producing the protein MLMPMPMKHVRLLVLTEDLPRASMALAATESFHPDTRPPEESRLDALPGREYRETFNQAQSRYAKIARLIPLDTAPDLDTIRVVDQEELSALNVWLGGLWDETSRYEEDFHRLDEKERLIKEQQAALENFSHLNIDLGMLRNKTRFLDFHVGLVPRENLRQLEGAVSLAGSILSVYMQQGDHAHVVIVGPGDKESALAPLLAAASFQTLPIPLELDRKPAELQEDFANQRLAIAAQRQALQEDLERWSKSFRDRLLAARHTLMLAEPLVTLDASLRSAGNLAHLAGWVPAPAVAELERTLRETLTHPFDLASRDPLPDERKLVPTVPLRSRLLAPFALLVNQYGIPSYGEVDPTPLFAVTFLLMFGMMFGDLGHGAVIALAALWARGRLPKFYLFGVFAGLSSMVFGLLFGSVFGYEDILPALWMSPLHDPILMLKVALGWGIGFIVVACLLGIYNRLAIGDPLGALLERHGLVNLLFYLSFLWGGYGLATTGAFGTLPALLVIGSLLTLAAFQWHHLTAPTGEKALVVAIETLDTVIVYLSNTLSFLRVSAFSLNHVALSLAIFTLAGMMGSFGHIVTVILGNVFILVLEGGIVMIQVMRLQYYEGFSRYFSGEGHAFLPLRLRQISIHK; encoded by the coding sequence ATGTTGATGCCCATGCCGATGAAACACGTCCGGCTGCTGGTCCTGACCGAGGATCTGCCGCGGGCGTCGATGGCGCTCGCCGCCACCGAGAGCTTCCACCCGGATACCCGCCCTCCGGAAGAGTCCCGGCTCGACGCGCTGCCGGGACGCGAATATCGCGAGACCTTCAACCAGGCCCAGTCCCGGTACGCCAAGATCGCCCGGCTCATCCCGCTGGATACCGCGCCCGATCTCGACACGATCCGCGTGGTGGATCAGGAGGAACTGAGCGCGCTGAACGTCTGGCTGGGCGGTCTGTGGGACGAAACCTCCAGGTATGAGGAAGACTTTCACCGTTTGGACGAGAAGGAACGGCTGATCAAGGAACAGCAGGCCGCGCTGGAAAATTTCAGCCATCTGAACATCGACCTTGGCATGCTGCGCAACAAAACGCGCTTCCTGGACTTCCATGTCGGTCTGGTACCGCGCGAGAATCTGCGCCAACTGGAAGGGGCGGTCAGTCTGGCGGGCTCCATTCTCTCTGTCTACATGCAGCAGGGCGACCATGCGCATGTCGTGATCGTCGGCCCTGGCGACAAGGAGTCGGCGCTCGCGCCGCTGCTCGCTGCCGCAAGCTTCCAGACGCTGCCCATTCCGTTGGAACTCGATCGCAAACCCGCCGAACTTCAGGAGGATTTCGCGAACCAGCGTCTCGCCATCGCCGCGCAGCGCCAGGCGCTCCAGGAGGATCTGGAACGCTGGAGCAAATCCTTCCGCGACCGTCTGCTGGCGGCCCGTCATACCCTGATGCTGGCCGAACCCCTGGTCACCCTGGATGCCTCGCTGCGCAGCGCCGGAAATCTCGCTCATCTGGCGGGTTGGGTACCGGCCCCCGCTGTCGCGGAGCTGGAGCGGACTCTGCGCGAGACGCTGACCCATCCCTTCGATCTCGCCAGTCGCGATCCGCTGCCCGACGAGCGCAAGCTGGTACCGACGGTGCCGCTCAGAAGCCGCCTGCTCGCCCCCTTCGCCCTGCTGGTCAACCAATACGGCATCCCATCCTATGGCGAAGTGGATCCGACGCCGCTGTTCGCGGTGACCTTTCTGTTAATGTTCGGAATGATGTTCGGCGACCTCGGACATGGCGCGGTCATTGCTTTGGCCGCGCTCTGGGCGCGTGGCAGGCTGCCGAAGTTTTACCTCTTTGGCGTCTTCGCCGGTCTTTCGTCCATGGTCTTCGGACTGCTGTTCGGTAGCGTGTTCGGTTATGAAGACATCCTGCCGGCACTCTGGATGTCGCCGCTGCACGATCCGATCCTGATGCTGAAGGTCGCGCTTGGCTGGGGCATCGGTTTCATCGTGGTCGCCTGTCTGCTCGGGATCTACAACCGTCTGGCGATCGGCGATCCGCTGGGTGCGCTCCTTGAACGACACGGCTTGGTCAATCTGCTGTTCTATCTGTCCTTTCTTTGGGGCGGCTACGGTCTCGCCACGACCGGAGCCTTCGGCACGCTGCCCGCTCTGCTGGTCATCGGTTCGCTGCTGACGCTCGCGGCCTTCCAATGGCATCACCTGACCGCGCCGACCGGCGAGAAGGCGCTGGTCGTCGCCATCGAAACGCTCGACACCGTCATCGTCTATCTGTCCAACACGCTCTCCTTCCTGCGCGTCTCCGCCTTCAGCCTGAACCATGTCGCCCTTTCGCTCGCCATCTTTACCCTGGCCGGCATGATGGGGAGTTTCGGACATATCGTCACCGTGATCCTTGGCAACGTGTTTATCCTGGTTCTCGAAGGCGGGATCGTCATGATCCAGGTGATGCGTCTTCAATATTATGAAGGTTTCTCGCGCTACTTCTCGGGCGAAGGGCATGCTTTCCTGCCCCTGCGTCTGCGACAGATTTCGATACACAAATAA
- a CDS encoding ATP synthase subunit C has translation MYWLVALMSLAILGLIVSGIALEFRPALASRIRPWYRPAMGTQLIAFVGAQLGLLFMGVSDAMAQAETVHAVAPEMSIGMGLAILGVGIPTGLSTIGAGIAVGPIGAASLAAVMERPEALGRTLIFLGLAEGIAIYGLVMSILLLNRLG, from the coding sequence ATGTACTGGCTCGTCGCACTCATGTCCCTGGCCATCCTCGGCCTCATCGTCTCCGGCATCGCGCTGGAATTTCGCCCTGCCCTCGCCAGCCGTATCCGTCCCTGGTATCGGCCCGCGATGGGCACGCAACTGATCGCCTTCGTCGGCGCCCAGCTCGGACTGCTCTTCATGGGCGTTTCCGATGCCATGGCGCAGGCCGAAACCGTCCATGCCGTCGCCCCCGAGATGTCGATCGGCATGGGCCTGGCGATTCTCGGCGTCGGGATTCCGACCGGCCTCTCCACCATCGGCGCCGGCATCGCGGTCGGCCCCATCGGCGCCGCCTCGCTGGCGGCCGTCATGGAACGCCCCGAGGCACTGGGCCGCACCTTGATCTTCCTGGGTCTGGCCGAAGGCATCGCGATTTACGGCCTGGTCATGAGTATTCTGTTGCTCAACCGGCTGGGTTGA
- a CDS encoding V-type ATP synthase subunit F produces the protein MDIEHKPGASTRMLFLGEDRLADGFRLIGFETHPNPDPRDVDRILRDLQRKRETAFVVVDDAVMSQDIPHLRQVRREGGRIIVIAVPALNAPPKLASEVAARLAALFGAATLQSGQTGEREAS, from the coding sequence ATGGACATCGAGCACAAACCCGGCGCCTCGACCCGCATGTTGTTTCTCGGTGAGGATCGCCTCGCGGACGGCTTTCGGCTGATCGGGTTCGAGACCCATCCGAACCCGGACCCTCGGGACGTCGACCGTATCCTTCGCGACCTGCAAAGAAAACGGGAGACGGCCTTCGTGGTCGTGGACGATGCCGTGATGAGTCAGGACATCCCGCATCTGCGACAGGTACGCCGCGAGGGCGGGCGGATCATCGTGATCGCCGTCCCCGCGCTCAACGCACCACCCAAACTGGCGAGCGAGGTGGCCGCGCGCCTCGCCGCGCTGTTTGGCGCCGCCACCCTACAATCCGGTCAAACCGGGGAGCGAGAGGCATCGTGA
- a CDS encoding V-type ATP synthase subunit E, which produces MNQVEELERAILSRAERLASEFRERAGRSRDNILREAAERLRLREAREEAIAKSLAERSFRQRVQASELKMQTHLDRMRWNLVQNVERMLAERMRAFMADEPTYRAWIDRLIVEAAELIESPELIVSANAQDQRQLNARWAQIAEALPPGKTATLAPAAEAIDTLGGVLIASQDRRIRVDQTFEGRLARLQPRIQQTILERLLPGGFETGNLFTG; this is translated from the coding sequence GTGAATCAGGTAGAAGAACTGGAGCGGGCCATTCTGTCCCGCGCGGAGCGACTGGCGAGCGAATTCCGCGAGCGCGCCGGGCGCAGCCGCGACAACATTCTGCGCGAGGCGGCCGAGCGTCTGCGGCTGCGCGAGGCGCGCGAGGAAGCCATCGCCAAATCGCTGGCCGAGCGCAGCTTCCGCCAACGTGTGCAGGCCAGCGAGCTGAAGATGCAAACCCATCTCGACCGGATGCGCTGGAATCTGGTGCAGAACGTGGAGCGCATGCTTGCCGAACGGATGCGCGCCTTCATGGCGGATGAACCGACCTATCGGGCCTGGATCGACCGACTGATCGTCGAGGCGGCCGAACTCATCGAGTCGCCGGAGCTGATCGTCTCGGCCAATGCCCAGGATCAGCGCCAGCTCAATGCGCGCTGGGCGCAAATCGCCGAGGCGCTGCCGCCCGGCAAGACCGCCACCCTCGCCCCCGCCGCCGAGGCCATCGACACCCTCGGCGGCGTGCTGATCGCTAGCCAGGACCGGCGTATTCGCGTCGACCAGACCTTCGAGGGACGGCTTGCGCGACTCCAGCCCAGGATTCAGCAAACCATCCTGGAACGCCTGCTGCCGGGCGGATTCGAGACCGGCAACCTCTTTACCGGATGA
- a CDS encoding V-type ATP synthase subunit A, protein MSETPFSTASRVGVIRDINGPIVTIDLPGVRSGEQVKIGELGLFGEVISLNGEQAIVQTYESTDGVRPGEPAVGLGWPLSVELGPGLMGGIFDGVQRPLSKIALESGDYIRRGISVPALDRAKEWEFEPNKALEAGTKVGPGTVLGTVQETLTVLHRIMVPPGVSGDLVEIAPAGEYDIESTIARVRDHKGISHRLSMYQRWPVRKPRPYLRRDDGVSPLITGQRVIDTFFPQIKGGKGAVPGPFGAGKTVVQQQIARWSNADIVVYVGCGERGNELVDVLETFPELDDPYSGRKLMERTLLVANTSNMPVVAREASVYVGMTMAEYYRDMGYDVVMLADSTSRWAEALREVSGRLGQMPVEEGYPAYLASRLAAIYERAGRVETYDAGTGSVTLIGAVSPPGGDFSEPVTSHTKDIIETFWALSKELADARHYPSIDWVTSFSSHVHTAAQWWHKEIDPDWEKRRGTALALLARDAELSRIVNLVGPEALSSAQRWELEGASLVKEGVLQQSALDEIDTFCSPAKQYALLDLAITIYKRGEALIKLGVPVTELQRLPLLAKMRRIKSMYTSDQLDQIQEFRKEVDQAMEAIRIEYAKHGEGSVRETEKS, encoded by the coding sequence ATGAGCGAAACCCCTTTTTCGACGGCCTCGAGAGTCGGCGTCATCCGCGACATTAACGGCCCCATCGTGACCATCGACCTGCCCGGCGTGCGCAGCGGCGAACAGGTCAAGATCGGCGAACTCGGACTCTTCGGCGAGGTCATCTCGCTGAATGGCGAGCAGGCCATTGTGCAGACCTACGAATCCACCGATGGGGTACGACCCGGCGAACCGGCGGTCGGACTCGGCTGGCCGCTGTCGGTCGAGCTTGGCCCCGGACTCATGGGCGGCATCTTCGACGGCGTGCAGCGTCCGCTGTCGAAGATCGCGCTGGAATCCGGCGACTACATCCGTCGCGGCATCAGCGTCCCGGCGCTCGATCGCGCCAAGGAATGGGAATTCGAGCCCAACAAAGCGCTGGAAGCCGGCACCAAGGTCGGACCCGGCACCGTGCTCGGCACCGTGCAGGAAACCCTGACCGTGCTGCACCGGATCATGGTCCCACCCGGCGTTTCGGGCGATCTGGTGGAGATCGCCCCGGCGGGCGAATACGACATCGAATCGACCATCGCCCGCGTGCGCGATCATAAGGGCATCAGCCATCGGCTCAGCATGTACCAGCGCTGGCCGGTGCGCAAACCGCGCCCCTATCTGCGCCGCGACGATGGCGTCTCGCCGCTGATCACCGGACAGCGGGTCATCGACACCTTTTTCCCCCAGATCAAGGGTGGCAAGGGCGCGGTTCCCGGCCCCTTCGGCGCCGGCAAGACCGTGGTCCAGCAGCAGATCGCGCGCTGGTCCAATGCCGACATCGTCGTCTATGTCGGCTGCGGCGAGCGCGGCAACGAGCTGGTCGACGTGCTCGAAACCTTCCCGGAACTCGACGACCCCTACTCCGGGCGCAAGCTCATGGAGCGCACCCTGCTGGTCGCCAACACCTCCAACATGCCGGTGGTCGCGCGCGAGGCATCGGTCTATGTCGGCATGACCATGGCCGAGTATTACCGCGACATGGGTTATGACGTGGTCATGCTGGCCGACTCCACCAGCCGCTGGGCCGAGGCACTGCGCGAGGTCTCGGGCCGGCTCGGTCAGATGCCAGTCGAGGAAGGCTATCCCGCCTATCTCGCCTCGCGCCTCGCCGCCATCTACGAACGCGCCGGACGGGTCGAGACCTACGACGCCGGCACCGGCTCGGTCACCCTCATCGGCGCGGTCTCCCCGCCCGGCGGCGACTTCTCCGAGCCCGTCACCAGCCACACCAAGGACATCATCGAAACCTTCTGGGCACTCTCCAAGGAACTCGCCGACGCCCGTCATTACCCGTCGATCGACTGGGTGACCAGCTTTTCGAGCCATGTCCACACCGCCGCGCAGTGGTGGCACAAGGAAATCGACCCGGACTGGGAGAAGCGCCGCGGCACCGCGCTCGCCCTGCTCGCGCGCGACGCCGAGCTGTCGCGCATCGTCAACCTGGTCGGCCCCGAGGCGCTCTCCAGCGCCCAGCGTTGGGAGCTGGAAGGCGCCTCGCTGGTCAAGGAAGGCGTTTTGCAGCAAAGCGCCCTGGACGAGATCGACACCTTCTGCTCGCCCGCCAAGCAATACGCCCTGCTCGATCTGGCGATCACCATCTATAAACGCGGCGAAGCGCTGATCAAGCTCGGCGTCCCAGTGACCGAGTTGCAGAGACTCCCGCTGCTCGCCAAGATGCGACGGATCAAGTCCATGTACACCAGCGATCAGCTCGATCAGATTCAGGAGTTCCGCAAGGAAGTCGATCAGGCGATGGAAGCGATTCGGATTGAGTATGCGAAGCATGGGGAGGGATCTGTGCGGGAGACAGAAAAAAGTTGA
- a CDS encoding type II toxin-antitoxin system RelE/ParE family toxin, whose product MAEIRWTEAAVTWLRNIYDYISENNPIAAQSVIEGIYEKTQVLERFPEIGYKYRDEPDGQVRILLYGHYRIAYLIRKESVEILGVFHGPMEIERYIKPA is encoded by the coding sequence ATGGCAGAAATAAGGTGGACAGAAGCGGCTGTAACATGGCTCCGAAATATCTACGATTACATTTCAGAAAATAACCCAATTGCTGCACAGAGCGTAATAGAAGGAATTTATGAAAAGACACAAGTCTTAGAACGCTTTCCAGAGATCGGCTATAAATACCGTGATGAACCAGATGGGCAAGTAAGAATTCTTCTTTATGGCCATTATAGAATTGCCTATCTCATCAGAAAAGAAAGTGTCGAAATTCTTGGTGTTTTCCACGGCCCAATGGAAATCGAAAGGTACATCAAGCCCGCGTAG
- a CDS encoding IS701 family transposase, protein MANAIGSETDAMLKNMVGNLSAHLEDYHEFFQNETADGHELSRAYIMGLLKTEAGKRNLERINEEIDVSGGDGYQRIQQFITDSPWSAGNLIGAIAQDTSSLYANQPNYRGRDVGYIIDESAHLKKGKYSVGVARQYAGVIGKVENCQVGVYASLVWESQSTLINERLFLPTSWTADLKRCDQAGIPEEARQFKTKIELALEMIQSDLAAGVDIGWVGGDGLYGHGLELGVSLDNIGLNFLLDVHCDQMIYPPQTHSIGSGIRWARTKANQTSS, encoded by the coding sequence ATGGCTAACGCGATTGGTAGCGAAACCGATGCGATGTTAAAAAACATGGTTGGTAACCTCTCCGCTCATCTGGAGGATTATCACGAATTTTTTCAAAACGAAACAGCTGATGGTCATGAACTGAGTCGAGCTTACATCATGGGTCTTCTCAAAACTGAAGCCGGAAAACGGAATCTCGAACGCATCAACGAAGAAATTGATGTGTCCGGTGGTGATGGTTATCAACGGATCCAACAGTTCATCACAGATTCACCGTGGTCGGCGGGAAACCTCATCGGTGCGATCGCCCAAGACACCTCAAGTCTGTATGCGAATCAGCCGAATTATCGCGGTCGGGATGTCGGCTACATCATTGATGAGTCAGCGCATCTCAAGAAAGGCAAGTATTCCGTTGGCGTCGCGCGGCAATATGCCGGTGTCATTGGTAAGGTTGAGAATTGCCAGGTAGGCGTTTATGCCAGCTTAGTTTGGGAATCACAGAGCACGTTAATTAATGAGCGGTTGTTCCTTCCAACGTCCTGGACCGCTGATTTAAAGCGATGTGACCAAGCGGGTATTCCTGAAGAGGCACGTCAGTTTAAAACGAAGATCGAACTCGCACTGGAGATGATTCAATCCGATCTGGCGGCGGGCGTAGACATTGGTTGGGTGGGCGGTGATGGCCTGTACGGACACGGGTTAGAGCTTGGTGTTTCTTTAGATAACATAGGGTTAAATTTTCTGCTTGATGTTCATTGCGATCAGATGATCTATCCCCCTCAAACCCATTCTATCGGTTCCGGAATCCGCTGGGCGAGGACGAAAGCCAACCAAACTTCAAGCTGA
- a CDS encoding type II toxin-antitoxin system HicA family toxin → MKRAAFLKYLRGHGCELLREGGSHSWWWNPVQNKRSAIPRHNEVNDLLAVKICHDLGVKPVK, encoded by the coding sequence ATGAAGCGAGCTGCTTTTCTAAAGTATCTGCGAGGACACGGTTGCGAACTTTTACGAGAAGGCGGCAGCCATTCCTGGTGGTGGAACCCGGTACAGAACAAACGCTCGGCCATTCCTCGTCACAATGAAGTCAACGATCTTCTTGCAGTCAAAATCTGTCATGACCTTGGCGTCAAACCGGTTAAATAA